A single genomic interval of Musa acuminata AAA Group cultivar baxijiao chromosome BXJ3-4, Cavendish_Baxijiao_AAA, whole genome shotgun sequence harbors:
- the LOC135635472 gene encoding calmodulin-binding protein 60 D-like has protein sequence MQRPSRYERQGTMTREKRGLDAGDDDSLHPEPKRPKVPALASVIVEALKMDSLQKICSSLEPILRRVVSEEVERALAKLSPPKIGGRSSPKQIEGPDGRNLQLHFRTRLSLSHFTGGKVEGEQGAEIHVVLIDANTGHVVTSGPESSAKLEVLVLEGDFNNEDNDDWTEEEFDSHVVKEREGKRPLLTGDLYVSLKEGVGTLGELTFTDNSSWIRSRKFRLGLKIASGFCDGIRVREAKTEAFTVKDHRGELYKKHYPPELKDEVWRLEKIGKDGSFHKRLNKYGIFTVEDFLRLVVRDPQKLRKVLGSGMSNKMWESLVEHAKTCVLSGKYYVYYSDDTRDIGAIFNNIYEFCGLIAGGQFYSAENLNDNQKVFADALVKKAYDNWMHVIEYDGKALLNFSKKKKALSDSSNDHEESQVNLQASFPLEHPLVDMGGSTITAVYSGNEGVTYSTSPPNVASDTNMQYESACFTPQNEAIGSAQQSLITRNDSTSLALALPQQTSIGFQPSSHSMEHSGLNIYDDWSGQQDSRCMDDFFSEEEIRLRSHEMLENEDMQHLLRTFTMGGASVGLPEDGYGFPPYMPSPCPNFNFDDERNRSSGKAVVGWLKIKAAMRWGIFVRKKAAERRAAQLVELEE, from the exons ATGCAGCGGCCTAGCAGGTACGAGCGGCAAGGGACGATGACAAGGGAGAAGCGCGGGTTGGACGCTGGCGATGACGACAGCTTGCACCCCGAGCCCAAGCGACCCAAGGTCCCGGCCCTTGCGAG TGTGATTGTTGAAGCTTTGAAAATGGACAGTCTGCAGAAAATTTGCTCATCATTGGAGCCCATTCTTCGAAGAGTT GTCAGTGAAGAAGTTGAACGAGCCTTAGCGAAGCTAAGTCCTCCAAAAATTGGTGGAAG GTCTTCACCGAAGCAAATTGAAGGTCCTGATGGAAGAAATCTCCAGCTTCATTTCCGGACAAGACTATCCTTATCCCATTTtactggaggaaaagtagaaggggaACAGGGAGCTGAAATTCATGTTGTGTTGATTGATGCAAACACTGGCCATGTTGTCACATCAGGACCTGAGTCGTCTGCAAAACTAGAAGTTTTAGTCCTTGAGGGTGATTTTAACAATGAAGACAATGATGATTGGACAGAAGAAGAGTTTGACAGTCATGTAGTGAAAGAACGCGAAGGAAAAAGGCCTCTTTTGACTGGAGACTTATACGTCTCATTGAAAGAAGGTGTAGGAACCCTTGGAGAGCTCACATTTACAGACAATTCTAGTTGGATACGGAGTAGGAAATTTAGGCTTGGACTGAAGATTGCTTCAGGTTTTTGTGATGGTATTCGAGTCCGTGAAGCGAAAACAGAAGCTTTCACTGTGAAGGACCACAGAGGGGAAT TGTACAAGAAACACTATCCACCTGAATTGAAAGATGAAGTCTGGAGGTTGGAAAAGATTGGTAAGGATGGTTCATTCCACAAGAGGTTGAATAAATATGGAATCTTTACAGTTGAAGACTTTCTCAGACTTGTTGTTAGGGATCCCCAGAAACTCCGCAAG GTTCTTGGAAGTGGTATGTCCAATAAGATGTGGGAGAGTCTTGTGGAGCATGCCAAGACTTGTGTCTTAAGTGGAAAGTACTATGTATATTATTCTGATGACACAAGGGATATTGGTGCAATTTTCAATAACATTTATGAGTTTTGTGGCCTGATTGCTGGTGGGCAGTTCTATTCTGCTGAAAACCTGAATGACAATCAGAAG GTCTTTGCAGATGCGTTGGTCAAGAAGGCATATGATAATTGGATGCATGTCATAGAATATGATGGTAAGGCTCTTCTGAACTTTAGCAAAAAAAAGAAAGCCCTATCAGATTCTTCAAATGATCATGAAGAGTCTCAAGTCAACCTACAAGCTTCGTTTCCTTTGGAGCATCCTTTGGTTGATATGGGAG GAAGTACCATAACTGCTGTTTATAGTGGAAATGAAGGGGTTACATATTCAACTAGTCCTCCAAACGTAGCTTCTGATACAAACATGCAGTATGAAAGCGCCTGCTTCACACCACAGAATGAGGCAATTGGCTCCGCTCAACAGAGCTTAATTACAAGAAATGATAGTACAAGTCTGGCACTGGCTCTACCACAGCAGACAAGCATTGGATTCCAACCATCAAGCCACTCCATGGAGCATTCAGGCTTGAACATATATGATGACTGGTCTGGTCAGCAGGACAGCCGCTGTATGGATGATTTCTTCTCTGAGGAAGAGATTCGCTTGAGAAGCCATGAGATGCTGGAGAATGAGGATATGCAACATTTGCTCCGAACCTTCACCATGGGTGGAGCTTCTGTCGGTCTCCCTGAAGATGGATATGGCTTTCCGCCGTATATGCCTTCGCCATGTCCTAACTTCAACTTTGATGATGAAAGGAATCGTTCATCTGGTAAAGCAGTTGTCGGTTGGCTCAAGATCAAGGCAGCTATGAGGTGGGGCATTTTTGTCAGGAAAAAGGCTGCTGAGAGAAGGGCAGCTCAGCTTGTTGAACTAGAAGAATAG
- the LOC103981689 gene encoding CASP-like protein 2C1, which produces MESRLLKAEGVLRMLSLALAATAALLVGLDTETKTVLFVRKKATAKDLDGLWTMTLVTSITAGYHLLQLFRCMALALLGRNPCRGSKSVAWFLFLLDQGVTYATFGATMAGLQAALVAVFGVDDLQWSKLCNIYTRFCEQVAGGMLCGLAASLTMAVVSAVSAHHLFRLYPRCRRSVKAARWRWLPF; this is translated from the exons atgGAGAGCAGGTTGCTGAAAGCTGAGGGTGTTCTGAGGATGCTATCGCTGGCATTGGCTGCCACGGCAGCCCTTCTTGTAGGGTTAGACACGGAGACAAAGACAGTCTTGTTTGTGAGGAAGAAAGCCACCGCGAAGGACTTGGATGGCCTATG GACCATGACCTTGGTTACCTCCATCACTGCTGGGTATCATCTTCTCCAGCTCTTCAGATGCATGGCGCTTGCTTTGCTCGGGAGAAATCCATGTCGAGGTAGCAAATCTGTGGCGTGGTTTCTTTTCCTCTTGGACCAG GGAGTCACGTACGCCACGTTCGGGGCCACGATGGCCGGGCTTCAGGCGGCGCTCGTGGCGGTCTTCGGCGTCGACGACCTCCAGTGGTCCAAGCTGTGCAACATATACACCAGGTTCTGCGAACAGGTGGCCGGTGGCATGTTATGTGGCCTGGCCGCGTCGCTGACCATGGCCGTCGTGTCCGCCGTCTCCGCCCACCACCTCTTCAGGCTCTACCCTCGCTGCCGCCGCTCCGTCAAGGCCGCCCGGTGGCGGTGGCTGCCGTTCTGA